The DNA region TGAAAGGTGTACACTATTATCAGCAACCTGGGCAGCAAGACTTGATACAGTGCTCAGTGTTGAACCTGGTTCCAGAACACCTACATATTTGAACATACCGCCTTCTGTTTCGCTAACGTTGAAGCCACCGGCCCAACCACAATGGTTATTAACGAAATCAACTGCGAGGAACTGATCAGCTTCGGTACCTAAGAATGGTGCCCATGAGTGACCGCCGTCAAAGCTATAGAATGAACCCAATGTAATATCAGGATTTGCTTCGGTTGATACCCAGGTATTTTCGGTTCCGGGAACAAAGCAATAGTCATTAGTTCCAATCTGACCTGTACTTGTAACTGCACTCCAGGTTACGCCACCATCAAAGGTTTCTGAAAGATTTCCTGTTGTACTGGCATCTTTATTCTGGGCCAGACCATGAAGTTCGGTAGCCATTTCAATATCAATAAAAATAGCACCGAGAGTGGTTGTGCTTACATCCCAATGCAAGCCTTTATCAACTGTGCGGTAAACCCGACCTTTATTAGTTCCGAACCATGCTTTATCACCAATGGCTGAATAATATCCAACAATTCCCCATTCACCTGAAACAGGATTGGCAATATTTCCACCGGGTACGACTGTCCAGGTAGTGCCACCATTTGATGTTGTATAGATTTCAAAATCACTATTAATAGGATCTCCCATACAGAATCCATCATTTGCATTGAAGAAATGCACCACATTTGGGAAAGATGCGCTATTAGTAAAAGAAGCTGTGGTCTGACGAGCCCAGGTAGTACCTCCATCGAAAGTGGCGTAGATACCCTGAGGTTTGCTACCGGATTGCCTGTACATGGGGCAATAGGCAGTGGTATTGTTCAATGCATTGATCATAGCAGGTTCCAGACCGGCGCAGTTAGGAATAGTACCAGTGATCCAGGTGTTTCCTCCATCTTCGGTACGGGTCCATTCCTGGATGTAGTTGGTGGTAGTTTCACCATCATAGGCTGTTCCCCATGCAGTTAATGAATCGACGGCACACAAATATTTTACTCCGCGTGATGAATTTGTGAAACCACTTGCCTGTGGGATCCAGTCGCTTAATCCGACAGTAACTTCATGATAAACGGTGTCTGTAGCATTTAATGCCTGAACCCTGAGTAAATGGCTGCCTTTTGTTGATTCGGTTGTATTCCATGGGAAAGTGAAGGTGCCTTGTGAAGTTGTGTAAATCTGCTCACCGTCAAGTAGGAGGTTAACAGTTGTAGCAGTTCCATCAAGAACGGAGCAGCTCACATTGAAAATTCCACCGAAGCCGATTACCTGGCTAGGCTGAAGATTGGTGAAACGAACTACCAGATCAGGGTTGCCTGGTTTTATACCGATGATAGCCCTGTTGTTGCTGTTTGGTGTATAGCCGCCGGCATTCAGTGAGCCAATGGCGAAATAACCATTATACATTCCTGACCAACCCCAGTTCATATGGAATTTACTGTCGCTTGTGCGATATCCGTCACAAACCCATGCGTGACCGGAAGTTCCGTCATCACCGGCATAATAAATAGGACGCATCAGGTCCAGTTCAGCGGTGAGCATATTTTTCCAACCCGTAGTTGTATAATTTTCCTTTGATTTGAGGGAAATCGTAGAAGGATCATAGTTAAAATAGGTAACCAGAGCCCAGGGAACATCTTCACTAAATGCGCCGGATGCATCAACACCATATTGCATATTAACAGAAACACCATTCTGATACATGATGGTTGCTACATTAGCATTAGCACTGGTAATATTATTTCCCATTGCTGACCATGTATAGGTACTGGTGCCGAAGTTGGCTGTTTGTGATCCATAAGTAGGATGGATATAGGTATGTGACAGATATCCATGAGCAGGGAAAGAATGGTATTTCTGGATTTGGCTCATGGTAGTAGCCACACATCCTGTAGGTGCATGATTGCAGGTCATTGGGGCCGAAACAGATGGAGTCTGGGCATTGTAGTAACAACCCTGATCCCAGGTAGTGGTGAGTAAAGGGCCAATATCATTGGTAGATTTTGGGAAATCATTTCCAATTAATTGATTCCATTCTGCCAGGGTGGCAGTATTGTCATATTTGGCTGAAATGATATGAGCAATATCCTTGTTATAATTATCGAACCATGATTTTACAACTGGAACAGAAATTTCCTGCTCGAAATAACCGGTATTTGATTCTGCAAGAACCGGAATAATAGCATCATCGGCTGCTATTACAACGAAACCACCTGCACTGTAATTGAATACATGATAGGTTGTAATTCCATTATACGACTGACTAAATGAGTTGAGTAGATTCAGGTCGCTTTTACCCGAAAAATGCTGGTAATAGTTGTCTGCAGCCTGACGAGCCTGGTCAATGGTTACAGTTTTACCGAAGGCAAAGCCCGCAATCAGCAAGCAGAGGATCAGTGTGGTAAGTTTTCTCATGGTTGGTTGATTATGTGATTATAGAGTTAGAAAGCATTCTTAAAGGAAGGAAATAAACAATTGCTGATCACAATTTATAGGATCAGTAAAGTGCAAATTTATAATTATTATGTTTGGATATATATTTTCTCAATTATTTTTTGCATAGATTTTGGACTATTTTCTACATTATTTCTGAATGAATCCGACGTTTTAGCAATTTTCATTTCATTGAAAATTAAGCAAAAAAGAATTTTAGTGTTTCAATTGATCGTACTTCTGTAATTTAGGGGCAATCAAATCGGATGAATGAGAATGTTTTCAGCGGAGTTTATGCGCCAGGCCAGGCACGGAGATTTAGGAACCTTTGTGGTTGTCATCATTTCTGTAATACTGGCTATTATTACATTCCCTGAGCTGAATCCGGTATATGCGAATGGCATCGATCCACCCTTATCCTGGGTATTTAATTTCCTGGTAAAGGGTCGGCTTCAGTTGGGAAAAGATATCATTTTCCCTCACGGTCCATTGGCATTCCTTATGTATCCACTGCCCGTCGGCAATAATCTTTTTATTACTGCAATTATTTATTTCCTGGCAAAAGCTTCATTTTCCTATTCTCTGCTCACCTCACGGATATCCAGGGGACTTGTTCCCATGATTTCCAGTTTGATTTTTTCATTTCTTTTATTGGCATATCTTGATTTTCTGCTGATCCTCATTGGGATTGTGCTCATTGGATACCTTAATTATTTTCTTAGCAGAAACCTGACCTGGTTATTACTCCCGATATTGGTAACAACGGCTGCAATTTATATCAAAGCTTTTGTCGGGATTGTTTGTGTCATGCTCAGTATATCATTCATCCTTATTCTTATCCTGGAAATAATTCTGGAGAAAAGATCATTCAGGCATCTGTTCTTCATCCCTGTCATCCCATTGTCCATCTTTGCCGGCTGGTTTCTTTTATACGGGGATTTTCATGGATTTTCCAGGTACTTTAAAGGAATGCTCGAATTGGCTGGTGATAATTCTGCTGCAGTCGCCTATTATCCTGCAAATAATTGGTATTATCTTTCAATTGCAGGGTTACTTTCTGGTTTCATGGCTTTCCTTCAAATCAGGCAAGCGAATGCTGTTAAATACGTTATTTTGGTATTGCCTTCCTTATTTGCTGTATGGAAATACGGAATGGCCAGGGAGGATTATCTGCATGCCAGCATGTTTTTTCTATATGTAGCTGTTACGATACTAATATTCCTCCTGTTAGCAAAACATCACCGAATCGTGATTTCTGTCATGGGTGGGCTCATATTACTTTTGCTCTATGGTAATCTTCAAAAATCTTACTATTATGAACCTATCAGGGGCTCATTCAATGGTCTTCGCCAACTAAATCAGCTAGTGTCCGGTTATCAATACTTTGCAGATACCTGTAATGATGCTTCAATAGAAAATGTGCAGCGAAACAGGCTGGAATCCGCATGCAGGGAGAAGATTGGTAAAGCTACTGCAGATATTTATCCATGGGATTATTCTTATATTCCAGTCAATCAACTGAACTGGCAACCCCGTCCTGTACTTCAAAGTTATGCTTGTTATACACCCTGGCTGGATGAGCAAAATGCCAGCCATTTTAATTCAACGAAGGCCCCGGATTACCTTATATGGGAATTGAGAAAGATCACTCATGATATTCATAATGGAACCCTGGAAAGTATCGATGGAAGGTATTTATTAAATGACCAGCCAGAGACAGTTTTATCCATTTTAAGCAGGTATCAACTCGCCTGCAGGCAAGGGGGGACATTTCCTGCATTAATTTTTCAAAAGAGGGAATCACCTCTGGATCTGAAGAAAAATACAATTTCAACGGATACAGCTGCCTGGAATCGTTGGGTGGATGTGCCGGATGTTAAGGAAGGAATATTGCGGCTGAAAGCATCAATAAACAGAAGTCTGTTGGGTGATCTGAAGAGCTTTTTATATAAGGATGAAGCCTGTTATGTTTATTATTTGCTGTCGACTGATGAAATAAGGATATATCGTATCGTACCCAAAAATGCGATTCAAGGAATATGGGTAAATCCGCTTATTCTTAATGCCGAATCGAATCGTTCTGAGCCAATTGTAAAAAAGATTATGTTCCGGTGTTCAGAACCGGGATTGATGAAGGAATTGATTCCCTATGAATGGGAAAATGTACAGTTTGTTTCAAAGGATTCAGAAAACAGGAAGGATGCTATTTCCTATTCGGATGTAGATATTATGTTTGGGAAAGTAGAAAAGGTTGATACCTCGTTTTCCATTTTCTCTTCAAATGATCTAGAATCCCGATATATTTACTGGTCAGAGAACCTGAACCCTGAAACTGAACATTCATTTTCAGGAAAAACCAGTTGCAGGCTGAAATCTGAGTCCTATTCATTTTCTTATGAAATATCACTGGATACACTCCTAAAAATAAGTGATGATACTTCCTGGATAATCAGGACAGATGCCTGGGCTTATGCGGAAAATGACGTTGACGGTAGTTTTGTAATCTCCATTGAGGGAAGCAAAGAGCCTGTAATATGGAAGGGTATAAGGCTAAATGATTTCCTGTTTCAGAAAGGGGAATGGAATTATGTGACAAATTTCCTGACGATCTCCAGGGATTTACTCTTGTCGCAGCCACTGAGATTAAAGGTATATTCCTGGAATCAGGGAAATGAAGAGTTTCTCATCGATGATTTCAGGATTTTTATAAAACCAGAATGAGGGTTTACCTATTTTCTCTGACTCTTAAGTGTTTCCAGTAATTTCCGTTCTTTTTCCAACACCGAAGACTGATCTTCCTGCTCTTTTTTGTTTTTAGCAATACTGGCTTCTATATCAGCTTTCTTGCCTTGAAGGGATTCACCTGTTCCAATTAAGGAATTATAAGTTTTTTCTGCTTTTTTGATAATAGCCTCTTGCTCAGTAATATTGATTTCAAGCTGGCGGGATTCAAATTTTGGTATCAATCCCAATAAATAGGCTGATGCTGATTTGAAGGTTTCGGGGTCCCCTGAAGATGACACAAAGCTTTCCGGACCTTTAGTGATAATCATGGTAACGATTGATTTGTCTTTCTCTTTTTTTACATCATCCACTTTAATGTAGAGATCAATTTTATCAGTTGTAATTTTCTCGAAAACAATCGCTGTATAAAATTTAAAACCTTTAGAATCGGCAGCCTTAGGAAAACCATTGTATTTGAGGTCTTCAAGAATTACTGATTCAACAATTTCGGGAGAGAAGTTAAACTCACCTACCAGGGTCGGACGGTTGATTTTATTCAGGGTAAACTGCCCTTCAGTGATCTGTGCATACAGAAATGAACCTGCCAGCAGCAAGGTCATAGCTAAAAGTACTTTAATAATTTTCATGGTGGTTTATTTTTGAAACCGTATAAAATTACAATAATTATACCATGAATCATCCTGTTATACGCAGATATGAGTGAGAGTTATGCATCCTTAATCTATAGAATCGTGGAAAATTGTACCTTTGCACCTCGTTTAAAGAATCTGAAAAATTATGTTTGAAAGTCTAAGTGACAGGCTGGACAGGGCATTTAAGCTCCTCAAGGGCCACGGTTATATTACAGAGATCAATGTTGCAGAAACCCTCAAGGATGTTCGTAAAGCGTTGTTGGATGCTGACGTCAGTTATAAGGTTGCCAAAGAATTTACGGACCAGGTAAAAGTAAAAGCCTTAGGACAGAATGTTCTTACTTCGGTTTCACCCGGTCAGTTAATGGTTAAAATCGTTCATGATGAACTGGCTGAACTGATGGGAGGGGAGAAGGTTGAACTGAACCTGAAAGGGACTCCTACTGTCATTTTAATGGCAGGGCTTCAAGGTTCGGGTAAAACAACTTTTTCTGCAAAACTTGCACATTACCTTCATACTAAAAAAAGCAAGAGCCCTTTGCTGGTGGCTTGCGATATTTACCGTCCGGCTGCTATCGACCAGTTAAAAGTGTTAGGTGAGCAGATTGGAGTGGAAGTTTATTCAGAACCGGATACCAAAGATCCTGTCAGGATTGCTAAAAATGCAATGATTCATGCCAGGGACAGGGGTTTCAATACAGTGATCATTGATACTGCAGGTCGGTTGGCAATTGATGAGCAGATGATGAATGAGATTGCTGCTATCAAGCAAAGTGTGAATCCGCAGGAAACTTTGTTTGTGGTGGACTCCATGACTGGCCAGGATGCGGTGAATACAGCCAAGGCTTTTAATGACAGGCTTGATTTTGAAGGAGTCATTCTTACCAAATTGGATGGTGATACCCGCGGTGGAGCTGCCTTAACCATCAGGTCGGTTGTAAATAAGCCAATCAAGTTTGTTGGGATTGGAGAAAAGATGGACGCCATTGATGTTTTCTACCCGGAACGTATGGCTGACCGAATTCTCGGAATGGGTGATATTGTTTCACTTGTTGAGCGTGCCCAGGAGCAGTTTGATGAAGAAGAAGCCAGGAAACTGCAAAAGAAACTTGCCAAGGATCAGTTTAATTTCAATGACTTCCTTTCCCAGATTAAACAAATCAAGAAAATGGGGAATGTAAAGGATTTGATGAGTATGATTCCTGGTATGGGTAAAGCATTGAAAGATGTGGATATTGATGATAATGCATTCAAAGGAATAGAAGCTATAATTTACTCCATGACACCTGCAGAAAGGGAAAACCCTATATTGCTCAATGGCAGCAGGCGAAAGAGAATTGCAGCCGGGAGCGGTACTGATATCCAGGAAGTCAATCGGCTGGTTAAGCAATTTGATGACACCCGTAAGATGATGAAGATGATTTCTACAGGGGGAGGCCGTCAGATGGCGCAACAGATGCGAAATCCCAAGAAACGGTAGAATTTCACCAGCATTTTTTATTACCTCAGGACTTCAAAATCACATTTGAATATGCAACTCATTGATGGGAAAAAAATCGCAGCTGACATAAAGCGTGAACTGGCTGCAAAATCGGTAAAGATTATTGACAGAGGAGATCGTACTCCGCACCTGGCGGCTATTTTAGTCGGCGAGGACCCGGCAAGTCAGTCCTATGTGAATGGCAAGGAAAAGGCTTGCCAGGAAGTGGGTTTCACTTCAACCATCTATCGCCTGGAGGAATCTACTTCAGAGAAAAGACTTCTGGAGATCGTCGATTTTCTGAATAATGATGATGAAGTAGATGGATTTATTGTCCAATTACCTTTACCAAAGCATATCAATGTTGATAATGTTATAAACCGAATAAATCCCCTTAAAGATGTGGATGGTTTTCATCCTGAAAGCCTTGGCAAGATGATGCTCGGACAACCTACATTTTTATCGGCTACTCCTTATGGAATCATGCAGATGCTTGAAAGGACCGGCATCGAAACTGAAGGGAAGCATTGTGTTGTTCTTGGACGAAGTAATATTGTCGGAACCCCACTGAGTATTATGTTATCGCGCAAAGCAAATCCCGGCAATTGTACGGTAACTTTGTGCCATACAAAAACACCAAACCTGAAGGAAATTGCAGCAACTGCTGATATTCTGGTTGCAGCTATGGGCCAACCCTTGTTTGTGACTGCTGATATGGTTAAACCGGGTGCAGTTGTGATTGATGTTGGTATTCATCGTTTTATAGATGAGTCTCCTAAAGGTTATCATATTGTTGGTGATGTCAAATTTGATGAAGTTGCACCAAAATGCAGTTATATCACTCCTGTTCCGGGAGGAGTAGGCGTTATGACGGTGATTTCACTGCTGATGAATACTTTGAAGGCGTATGAGAATAATTTGAAAATTTGAAAATTTGAGAATTTGAAAATGTGGAGATTAGGAGATTAGGAGATTAGGAGATTAGGAGAGGAGGAGAGGAGGAGATTAGGAGATGAGGAGATTAGGAGATTAGGAGATTAGGAGATTAGGAGATACGCAAATTTATCCGTCATCCTGAGTGGAGTCGAAGGGTGGGATTTTCAATAGAAAAATTGAAGCATGAAAATCAGATCAGCTTCCTGGAGTGAATAAGTTGTTACCATGAAATAATCATCCACAAATCACTCAAATGCCGCACAAATAAACACAAATGACCTGCAAGCAAGATTCAATGATTTGTGTCAATTTGTGAATAATTTGAGCAATTTGTGTTCTGATTTTTTGCCTGAAGGATTTACATTCTGATGGAAGTTAATGCTACTGGCGAATTATAATGCCACGAATGCACGAATAAAACACGAATGTTTTCGTTCGTAAACAGGGGGATTCGTGGAAATTCCTGGACTACAAGAAAAATATAAGCCATAGTTCCGCGTTTCAGCCGCCAGCTGGCAGACCAAATCCAAAATCCATCCGCCAGCTGGCGGACCAAGTCTCAAGTCCCAAGTCCCAAGTCCCAAGTCCCAAGTCCCAAGTCCCAAGTCTCAAGTCCCAAGTCCCAAGTCCCAAGTTCCAAATCCCAAATCCCAAATCCCAAATCCACAATCCGCAATCCAACATCCAACATCCAACATCCGACATCCGACATCCAACATCCGACATTCAACATTCACGACATTCAACATTCACCATTCAACATTACACTTAATCATGTCAGACTTGACTCAAAACGGCAAAAGACTTCCCCTGATGGAAGATTTTTATACTTTACAGGGGGAAGGGGCGCATACAGGGAAAGCTGCTTACTTCTTGAGAGTAGGAGGCTGCGATGTGGGTTGTTATTGGTGTGATGTAAAGGAATCCTGGAATCCTGATCTTCACCCACTTACTGATATTGCGGGAATAATTGACAGAGCCAGTATAAATCCTTCAGGTACAATCGTTCTGACTGGTGGGGAACCGTTAATGTATCCTTTAGGACCTATATGTGAAGGCTTAAAAAATGCCGGTCAATCGGTCCACCTTGAAACTTCAGGATCTCATCCTTTCAGTGGCAGTTTTGACTGGATTTGTCTATCCCCCAAAAGAAAAAGTCCTCCCCTGGATGCGATTTTCCCGTTGGCAAATGAATTGAAAGTGATCATTTTTGATGACTCAGACTATGCCTGGGCTGAGGAAAATGCTGCCAAGGTGAATAGCGAATGCATGCTCTTTTTACAACCCGAATGGAGCCGATTTAAAGAAGTCACTCCCGGAATCGTTGAATATATCATGAAAAATCCAAAATGGAGAGTTTCCCTGCAGGCGCATAAATATCTTCATATTCCATAATAGTTTACAATCCATAAAAGTATTTCCGGCATAACATCCCAAATTATTCATCTCTGATGATGAGTAATTTAGAGATTCCTTCATTATATTTACATATTGTATTTTAAGATATATGATATGAAAAGAGTTTTTTCATTTTGGATTATCTGTATCCTTATCATCGGTGTTCTTCCAACTTTTGCCCAGAATAAGGATGCTAAAAATATTGTGGGTTTTGGAGTGTTCTATACTCCTCCCATGGAACAAGGGATGTATTTTGATTCACCTTTTGACATATGGCCTGACCAGGAACCCAGTGGATTTGGCCGTGTTTTTTATGCCCGGCAATTGAGCGATGCGTTTCGGTTGGGGGCCTATTGTGAATATGGAAGGAGCCGGTTCTCAGTGGATGGAGGAGAAGTGCGGTCATATCGAAGGACCCTTGGTGGTCTTGATTGGCTGGTTCAATATCCTCATACTCCTTTGCATCTCCAACTTGGCGGTTACTTTGGCTTTGGCAGGATTAAGGCGGACAATTGGAACAACCTCAAGGGTGCAGATTTTGGAATGCTGGCAGGTCCGGCTTATGATTTCCGGCACTTTGGTATATCTGTTCAGATGAAGGCCGGGTTTGCTCCCTTTGGTGCAACAGGCACACCTGAAGGAGTGCTGATGTATGCACCAGGGGTGCTGTTTAAGTTATACGGGAAGTTTTGACCCTGGGAATATTATGATCCCTCTGGAAAATTTAGCCTGATAGCACCTTGTTTCCGGATGCTTAGCTTATGACACGCATTTTCACCAAACACTTGCGTCATCATTTTGGTATATGTTTCCAGGAGTTCAGAAGGTACGAAAGCCTGAATGGTGCCAGCAAAACCTCCCCCATGAACTCTCCAGGCACCTTTTCCTTTGAGGAGGATTTCACTCAGTGCCAAGGCAAGAGACACTCCCTGTTCTTTTACATTATGTACCGGGTAAATATTCTGGTTATACATAAATGAACTAAACCCTGATGCAATCACCATTTCCAGGAATGCACCAAAATCATTCTTTTCAAGGGCTTCAACCTGATCTGCCACGCGTTGGTTATCACCCTGGAAATGCAAAGCCCTTAATATAGCCCTGTCACCAGTAATGTTTCTTAGTTCCGGAATGGCATGGATAATGCTTTCCAGGCTCACTTCCCTAAGCACCGTAGCTCCCAGAGCGGCAGCAACAGATTTCATTTCTATGGGAAGGGATGCATATTCCTCATTCAGGTCAGCATGATTTCCACCTGTGTCGGTGATAACAAGATAGTAACCTGTTAATTGAAAGTCAAAATCAATCTTTTTGACGATTGGGTGACTGGGATCCTTGAAATCAATAGTAATAAGTCCGCCAACGGAACAGGCAGTTTGATCCATTAAACCGCAAGGTTTTCCAAAATATTTATTCTCAGCATATTGTCCAATCAGGGCATTCTGAATGGGATCAAGTTTTCCATCATTGAAAAGGTGGTTAATAAATGCACCTACCAGTACTTCAAAAGAAGCGGAAGAGCTCAATCCTGAACCTTTTGGGACAGCTCCGTCAATACTTGCATCAAATCCGCCAACGATAAAGCCCAATTCTTTCATACGGGCACAGATCCCCCTTACCAGGGAAACAGAAGTAAATTGTTCGGAAGCCTTTGGTTCCAGATCAGTGATATCTAAAACAATATCAGGGTAACCTAAAGAGGTAATGTGAATTACTGAAGTTCCATTAGCTGCTGCTATAGCTATATTATCGAGATCAACTGCCCCGGCAAGCACTCTGCCATAGTTATGATCCGTGTGATTTCCACCAATTTCGGTACGGCCGGGTGAACTGAAAAATTGGATATTTTCTCTTTGAAACTGCTGGGTAAAGGAATCCAAAAGCCTTAGATATCTTTGTTTCTGAATTTCAAGTGTACTTTTTTCCTTACCATATAATTCCTCCAATAGGGGCGGAACAGGGAGTTGAAGATAGCTTATAATTTCACTACTGTTTTTCATGAGAAATTTGATTGAAATCGTTGGAATTTGAATGCTAAAATTCTTTAACTTGTTCTAGTGTATTGGCAAAGCAATTTACTCAAATCATTGATTTAAGGATGCATGTTATGGTAAATTTTGAAATTTTACGCTAATTGCTGGACGAAGGAGGTCAAATTGAAGAGCAAACAAAACCTATAGTGTTTGTTTGACAAAAAACTTGGAATAAGTCTATTTTATAATAAACGACAATCTCATTTCTTCCTTGGATCATTACCCAAGGAATATGATTTTACCATTTTAGTGAAGCGGGACGAATCCTGTTATTTTTTTTGGATAGTTTGATCAGGAATCTTATTATGACTATAGAATAGTCGTGAACAGTCAGATAATAGACTGATGAACGCTTTTGATAAAGATCCTTATGTACACAAATAACCATCGAGGCACTCTAACAGTTGGATCATTATAGTTTACACCGACCAGATTTTTTGAGTCCAAACTTCCTAATCAGAATAATAATATAAACTACATTAGTAGTCAAGATGCTATCATTAGTTTAAGTATAAGAAATGAAAAAGAATAATCAAGTTATATCAACACATATAAATAAATAAATATTAATATATTATTAATTAAGAATTTAATGTATTTGTATGAAATCGCATAATTGCAAATTGGACTTAGCAAGCTATTATTCAGTATTTTCTGTCAATTACAATGAAGTGCTTTTCTCATGATTATCATATATTGATCTAGCCTGATATTTGGACTTTAATGAGTCCAAAATGACAATTTAGAATAATTCTAAAATTAAAATAAATGCAATAGTTTCTTGGTTATTAATATTAAATTTGGTTTTCTCAATCAAATGGAAACTCTACAACTATTTGATACACAATTAATTAAATTGGATGACTAAAATTGCTCACAGAATCTACCTGGTAACTCTTTCATTAATTGTGATCGTTGCCCTGGTTGCCCTTTTCATGAAGGGATATGCTTACTATATAACCAGCCTGGAAGAGAGAGCATTCCATCCGGAACATTCCATGCTCAAACCCAGTGGCATTCTTGGTCATGGAATGCGGGATTATTGGTTCTTTATTCATGATTTTCGGTGTCATTCTTTATATGGCCCGAAAAGGTACAAGATATTTTCAAGTTAGGTGTTCTGAAGCATTGGCTTGAATTCCATATCTTTCTGTGTACATTAGGTCCAATCCTGGTTTTATTCCATACCTCATTCAAATTCGGTGGTATTGTTTGCCATCAGTTTCTGGAGTATGGTAGCTGTTTTTCTCAGTGGAATCATCGGAAGATTTATCTGCATTCAAATTCCCAGGAGTTGAAGGCCGGGAATTGAGTCTTCAATGAAATAAGGGACTTGAAAGGAGATATTGGAGCAGCCTTAAATCAATCGGTACAACTGGATGAAGGCAGTTTTGAAATGATTGTCGCCTCCACCCGCTCAAAAATCAGTCGTTTTCAGGGCAATGTGTTTTCACGTACATTGAAACGTTACATACAGGATAAGAAAGCGCTACGTAGTGTAAAAAATGTGCTGAGAAGCAATAAGATACCCAAAAAGCAGAACGTACACAAGTAATCAGGTTGGTAAACAATGAAATTTCCTGAACCGACGCATAGAGCGCCTGGTTACCATGCAGAACCTATTTAAATACTGGCATGTGGCACATTTACCTTTTGCCTTGGTAATGCTGGTGATCATGGTGATTCATGTGGAGTCACTATTGTTTTGGTTACAGATGGATATTCTGAGTTATGGAAATTCTCATTGAGCAAGTCGCAATTTATTCAGTTGCAGTATTATTCTGCCTGATCGTTGTTTTCATTTATCTCCGCAAACAGAAAAGGGATTCTAAAAAGTAGAAGAGAAGATCATCAAGGCCAAGCAAGATGGATTATTTGAGCCTATCTCTCTGCACCCGGTTATTGATGCAAATAGCTGTATCAAAACCGAGCCTGTGTTGCTGCATGTCCTGAAAAAGACATTATTGGCATAAAAGACGGGAAAGCCACAACTATTAATGCATCGAGATGTATTGGTCATAGGTGCATGCTTTCATGCCTGTCCTACACAAGCGATCATGTTATTATTGAACAGAAACCCGGGTGTTGATTTACCCCATGTCAATCAGAATTTTGAA from Bacteroidales bacterium includes:
- a CDS encoding galactokinase — protein: MKNSSEIISYLQLPVPPLLEELYGKEKSTLEIQKQRYLRLLDSFTQQFQRENIQFFSSPGRTEIGGNHTDHNYGRVLAGAVDLDNIAIAAANGTSVIHITSLGYPDIVLDITDLEPKASEQFTSVSLVRGICARMKELGFIVGGFDASIDGAVPKGSGLSSSASFEVLVGAFINHLFNDGKLDPIQNALIGQYAENKYFGKPCGLMDQTACSVGGLITIDFKDPSHPIVKKIDFDFQLTGYYLVITDTGGNHADLNEEYASLPIEMKSVAAALGATVLREVSLESIIHAIPELRNITGDRAILRALHFQGDNQRVADQVEALEKNDFGAFLEMVIASGFSSFMYNQNIYPVHNVKEQGVSLALALSEILLKGKGAWRVHGGGFAGTIQAFVPSELLETYTKMMTQVFGENACHKLSIRKQGAIRLNFPEGS